A genomic window from Armatimonadota bacterium includes:
- a CDS encoding M20 family metallopeptidase, which produces MSSVIDLLRDMVAIPSVNPSDGEPDDQLFGESRLADYLESFFQRNRIDCARQPVRPGRDNVVAVVSGRRPDLLILEAHTDTVSVEGMEIAPFDPRTEEGRVFGRGACDDKGSLAAMLVALSDVASAGTPERTCVLAATCDEEYRFSGIRALVERPEEAGLTSEQLSRAMACVGEPTGLRLVIAHKGAFRWRMRTRGKAAHSSTPEEGENAIYTMARLIESLREYADSLASRPAHPLVGKPTFSVGTISGGRAVNIVPDLCEILVDRRLIPGEDGEAAEDEIRRWIAGTVPAEMATLLEDWPLETNPDAEIVKRARRALRDLGLSDQPMGVNYGTDASKMTRAGVECVVCGPGDIGQAHTATEWVAVDQVEAAVGFYRGLLTGT; this is translated from the coding sequence CGGGGAGCCTGACGACCAGCTATTTGGCGAATCGCGCCTGGCCGACTACCTGGAGAGCTTCTTCCAGCGAAACCGCATCGACTGCGCGCGCCAGCCGGTGCGCCCCGGCCGGGACAATGTGGTCGCCGTGGTCTCGGGGCGAAGGCCAGATTTGTTGATCCTCGAGGCACACACGGATACGGTCTCTGTCGAAGGCATGGAGATCGCCCCCTTCGACCCGCGCACCGAGGAAGGGCGCGTGTTCGGCCGAGGCGCCTGCGACGACAAAGGCTCCCTGGCGGCGATGCTCGTCGCTCTCTCTGATGTCGCTTCCGCTGGGACGCCCGAACGCACCTGCGTGCTCGCGGCGACCTGCGACGAGGAGTACCGTTTCAGCGGCATCCGTGCGCTCGTGGAAAGGCCGGAAGAGGCTGGGCTGACTTCGGAGCAACTGTCGCGCGCCATGGCCTGTGTGGGGGAACCCACGGGCCTGCGCCTGGTCATCGCTCACAAGGGAGCCTTCCGCTGGCGCATGCGGACACGGGGCAAGGCCGCCCACAGCAGTACGCCCGAGGAAGGCGAAAACGCCATTTACACGATGGCGCGGCTCATTGAATCGCTCCGGGAGTACGCCGACAGCCTTGCGAGCCGGCCGGCACACCCACTCGTGGGCAAGCCGACTTTCAGCGTCGGCACCATTTCCGGCGGGCGTGCTGTGAACATCGTCCCGGACCTGTGTGAGATACTGGTGGATCGCCGGTTGATTCCGGGGGAGGATGGCGAGGCGGCCGAAGACGAGATCCGGCGCTGGATTGCCGGCACGGTCCCCGCGGAGATGGCTACTCTGCTTGAAGACTGGCCGCTGGAGACGAATCCGGATGCAGAGATCGTGAAGCGTGCACGGCGCGCCCTGAGAGACTTGGGCCTGAGTGATCAACCGATGGGTGTGAACTACGGGACAGATGCCAGCAAGATGACTCGCGCTGGAGTGGAATGTGTCGTCTGCGGGCCCGGGGACATCGGTCAAGCCCACACCGCAACCGAGTGGGTGGCCGTGGATCAGGTCGAGGCAGCTGTTGGATTTTATCGTGGGCTCTTGACGGGCACCTGA
- a CDS encoding E3 binding domain-containing protein gives MGYLVLIEKWAENLEEVTLNRWLKPEGVFVREGDLLCEIITDKVTFEYEVEVPGYVRRRFCPEKSVLPVGYAIAFIGDEDERVPEGVESRNSQLLQQHAARASLDIELDLFGDAALGAPRPHRDKLERRVRATPAARRVARENDVTIEQVAAWAETDGPISQADVEAYLEAMDEDE, from the coding sequence TTGGGATACCTGGTACTCATCGAAAAATGGGCCGAGAACCTCGAAGAGGTCACGCTGAACCGCTGGCTCAAGCCGGAGGGCGTTTTCGTGCGCGAAGGCGATCTTCTCTGCGAGATCATCACCGACAAGGTGACCTTCGAGTATGAGGTCGAAGTGCCAGGCTACGTGCGCCGGCGCTTCTGCCCCGAAAAGAGCGTGCTTCCGGTGGGTTACGCCATCGCCTTCATCGGTGACGAAGACGAACGCGTTCCCGAGGGAGTAGAGTCCCGCAACAGCCAGCTCCTGCAGCAGCACGCCGCCCGGGCCTCCCTGGACATTGAGCTGGACTTATTCGGCGACGCCGCACTCGGAGCGCCAAGGCCTCACCGCGACAAGCTCGAGCGAAGGGTACGAGCAACCCCGGCAGCCCGGCGCGTTGCTCGGGAAAACGACGTGACCATCGAGCAGGTCGCGGCCTGGGCCGAGACGGACGGCCCGATATCCCAGGCCGATGTGGAAGCCTATCTGGAAGCGATGGATGAGGACGAGTAG